Genomic window (Ictalurus punctatus breed USDA103 chromosome 16, Coco_2.0, whole genome shotgun sequence):
ACTGTGGCTTGTGTTCACATTAACCCCTTCACAATTACTTACATGTACAAAACATGAAGTTATAAAAGCACGAATACCAGATGTATTATGATTGTAATATCCCATCAGCTTTTTTTTGTGCTCACATTTACccgttgtgttttttttttaaatatgttctTCGTCTGTTTCAGATTACAGTATACTTGGGGAAAAGGGATTTCGTGGATCATTTAGATCAAGTGGATCCTGTAGGTGAGTTGAGTCCACATCTGGAATTCCGACTGACTTAAACTTGCATCTTTGTGAGGAAAATTCCACTCGGATAACCAGTCTTCCGATGACTTTCTTTACAGATGGAGTCATACTGGTAGACCCTGAATATCTCAAAGACAGAAAAGGTAACCTAACATGTCTGATTATGTTAAATCTAATTTAGCGGTCACTGAAAAAAGAGCAGCACTGCAGTCGCATCTGATTTTTCTCTCCGCTAGTGTTTGTGACGTTAACCTGTGCCTTCCGTTATGGACGGGAGGACCTGGACGTTCTCGGACTTTCCTTCCGGAAAGATCTTTACATATCCACGTTTCAAGCCTTCCCACCTATAGTGGAGGAGCGCAAGCCCAACAGTCGTCTTCAGGAGAGACTCCTGAAGAAACTGGGCCAGCAGGCTCATCCTTTTCACTTTACTGTAAGTGATGGGACTCTCTTATTCCTGATGtaacatacagtggggtccaaaagtctgagaccactagtgaaaatgcttactgctattttgcattcttttcttaTTGAATGCAATAATTTTCAATATAACTTATATGCattgacaacaacttgagtgaaagagtctttgaaatatttcacagttTCTTAGTATGGGGTAcatcccctttttgctttaatgacagtgcaTGCTCGAGCTGGTATGGACTCCACAtgttatgatccattttagatcgaAATCATCGGCCTGTCGTCTGAACACACGTGATTAGACATGAGGACGtgattagacatgaggaaaatctgacctgtACAATatcatggtcaatatcacacatttgcatACATTTAAATAGTGGCCTAGAAGTATTgcagaatattaaatattatatagatattgagaatttatttattttaatattaacatattgttttatttccaattttaaatggggaaaaataataatagtctttattggtctcgcacgcacacacacacacactacagcactCCTCGCACACCCCAGCATTCCAGGAAcctggggtcagccatgatacagtgtccctggagcagagagggttgtGTGTGTCAAGTAACAGAGGCAGTcttgctgcttgtgttacttcaccttagtgcagcttttgatactatagatcatactattctctttgacagattagaaaatgttgttggcattaagggaacagtcctctcctggctctggtcttatctgaccgatcgttatcagttcgtagatgtaaatggagacttctcaaCGCATAacaaggttaaatttggtgttctacaaggttctgttttaggcccactgctttttactttatatatgctacctctaggtcaaattattcataaacatggaattagattccactgttatgctgatgatacacagttgtatgtttccgagaagccagaggacagacagcagcttagtaaagttgaagaatgtgtaaaggacattagacgttggatgctaattaacttccttttactcaattctgataagacagaagtacttgtactaggaccacgtgtagctagaagtaagctttctgatcacatagttactctggatggactttctgtttcatcatgtgcagcagtaaaagaccttggagtgattattgactccagtctgtcatttgatgctcatgtagatactattactaggatagccttttttcatctcagaattatttctaagataagaaatatattgtcactacatgatgcagaaattttagttcatgctttcatcacctctagactagatttctgtaatgccttactgtctggatgttccagtaggagcataaacaaactccagttagtccagaatgcagctgctagagtcctaactcgaaccagaagatacgaccttATCACAACTGCATTGgttcccagtgaaatctcgcattgattataaaatactgttattaacctataaagcactaaatggtcttgcgccacagtatctaagcgaccttttggttttctatgatccgccacgcctacttagatcgaaagatgcaggctatctgacggtaccttgaatactgaaggctacagcagggggacgAGCTTTCGCTTATGgagccccactgttatggaactgttagtgttcgggactcagacacagtctcagtttttaagtctaggcttaaaacgtatttgtttactcaagcctaccctgactagactttctattatgctaagcacagtcctaacagtctcttctctccctttctccttctgccgagccacacacaattttatggagatactagagatactgatcctttctgctctccggacctgcctgatccgtttaggatgtcctgcctctggatggagctctcatctactccaattccagattgctgggactacggctgcttctaaggccaaacagacttcatataaaaccctaatgaactttttcacactatctgttgttacccagatgaggatgggttcccttctgagtctggtttctctcaaggtttcttcctcttaaaacatcttagggagttttccttgccactgtcgccactcagtggctttctcagttgggataaattcgcacctttaatatctgtataccgtgttgatatttctgtaaagctgctttgagacaatgtctattgtaaaaagtgctatacaaaaaaaattgaattgaattgagagggttaagggtcttgcccaagggcccaacagtggcacaTTGGTAGCGCCggtgcttgaacccccgaccttccagtCAGTAACCCacagccttaaccgctaagccgcCACTAGAGTTTCAATCCCAGCGCACCAATCCCGTCTCTGactttggaccccactgtatatatgttgGGTGCTTTGTGTATGTAAAATAATTGCTTAATCTTTATGCACTTAATTACAGAAGTAAAACTAGTCTTTATAAAACATGGTACACGTTAGCTATTGATCTGTTTCAGATTCCTCAAAACTTGCCATGTTCAGTTACCCTGCAGCCTGGTCCTGAGGACACTGGAAAGGTAAGCCCCCCCAATTCTTTTCACAAATGTTCGGTTTTTGACCCCACTTTCAGTTCTTCTTTGGCTCGAGTGCTGCCACCTCAttaatgtctctctctgtgctgcACAGGCCTGTGGGGTAGATTACGAGATAAGAGCTTTCTGTGCCAGGTCTGTGGAGGAGAAGATTCATAAACGGTAAGCCAGTTGAGCTTTCTCCTTCGTGACTCAGCACTCTGTGCCTGcacaaattaaattatattgGCCTATAGGGGCACGACTGATTTCTCAACATATCCATTTAATCTTAGCTTGTACTAAAGGTCtgggttctcttttttttttgttgttgttttatgtttAGAAATTCTGTCCGATTAGTGATTCGTAAAGTGCAGTATGCTCCCGAGAAGCCAGGTCCTCAGCCAATGGTGGAGACAACACGGAGCTTCCTGATGTCTGACCGCTCTCTGCATCTAGAGGCATCTCTAGATAAAGAGGTGACTACCATACTGCCTTGTTAAAGCAAAAgccatttgttgtttttcaccaTGCTATTATTTCTCAGCCCTCTGTTTAATGGTACAGGAAGTAAGATTTTGGaatttcgctctctctctctgttaagaaagaaaaaaaaagagctatcGCAAGTTACTTGTGAATCTCAGGCTTCAATCGCACTCATTTAGGTAGAACTGAAGGCTGTGTCCCAactcacagaacacacactagTCTACCTAAATAATAATGACACCACTGTTGTAGTGATCTACaatttagtacagtagtatgcagtcctattattattattattattattattattattattattattattatcattatcattattacttgTGATTGCACGGTGTTACAGAGGTGTTATGatgataaaattattttattgtgcAAATCTGTATGTTATTGAGTTGCATGCGAAAGAGCAAAACCGCTCAACAAGAGCTTGTCTTTTGTAGGAAAATAGCTATCATTGTAACTGCCTGATCAAGCAGCATTGCCCATGCACCGCTGACCTGTCACAGTATCACTATGCTCATTTTGCAAGCTCAGAAACCCTCACATCACTTGCTAAAATATAAGAAGAATGTAGGCATTTTCCCCAAGGTTCTGCAAGGGCTATTGGGTGCCGCTAGCTTGCTTATTCTTGCTGTCTAGCCAAAGTATAGCTATACAAAACTGAGAAGACACAGGTAAGACAACTCAAAGTGCTCGGCTCACTAATTCTTTGCCCATATAACCATGTAATGCACGATCTATTTATCATCTGGAGAAACTCAACACCTCCTCTTAGCGACTCGCATGTTCTGTAACGCAACAACTTCTCATTTGGAAGCTGAGTAGAAACGACATGATCAAGATAAATCGGCTGACTGTTATCACTCACTAGTGAAAAGAGAACAATTTGGTGGGAAGCTGGTGAATGATATATAATACTTTAATAGTGTAATGTCAGActccttccctctctcacaTCCATTTCTTTACACTCTGATGGTTTCATCATGCCAGCTCCTTCCAGTCATCATGTAGTTGGGCTTCTTtcatgccattttttttttttttttgttctccgattcagtaatctttttttttttttttggggggggggggggggggggtgttaacaAAACAAATTCACCTTCTGCGTTAGTAGTATGGATCCTTTGAATGTATGTAATgtacagggtttttttgtttgtttgtttgttttgttttgttgtttttttgtttttttttttaaatacatgttcACCACCAGTCAAAAGTTAgtagacacttgactgaaatgtttctcatgatcttaaaaaccttttgatctgaaggtgtatgattgaATGtatgaaatcagtgttgtagacaaaaattgAACTGTGggaacattttcatttctttcattagaaaacgaacattttattttcgatttatttagttatttatttttaatgcacgACTCGTagcaaaatattcagaaaagcaacCGATAAGTGTCCGGCGTAGGTGGGAACtaatttaatactgtttaaaaagtatCTCAGGGGGATTcttcaagaaatcggttgagaaattggcaagaatacatttctggaaattctaggcaaaaagggggtctactttgaagatgctaaaatattcaattattttggattttttttttttatcacaacataattcccatagttccatttgtgttcttccagagttttgatgacttttattattattctaaaatgtgtgggtgaattaataataaaaaataaagaatgagcgtGTCTAATGTTTTGACCGGAAATGTTTGAGTATACTGGTCTGAGATGTTTGTGCTCTTTTGTACAGCTGTATTACCACGGTGAGCCCATCAGTGTGAACGTTCATGTCACCAACAACTCAACCAAGACTGTCAAACGAGTCAAAATATCAGGCAAGACATTTTCCATGTCCGTTCATATGTATTTTGTCTTGTGCCGATTGTGCTCTAGCAGTTATTTAAACCATTACGGATCATTCTTTTATCTTTTCCTCAGTGCGGCAGTACGCTGACATTTGTCTGTTCAGCACAGCTCAGTACAAATGTCCAGTGGCGCAGCTTGAAGCAGAGTGAGCAACAACCGTTCATCGTTGTATATTCTCAGTACAGTTCACTAGAGTGAACACATCCGTGTTGTTAAACTGACTCGATTTCAACCCTTTCAGTGACCAGGTATCGTCCAGCTCCACGTTCTGTAAGGTGTACACGCTCACTCCCACCCTGAACAATAACCGAGAGAAGCGAGGGCTGGCTCTGGACGGCAAGCTCAAACACGAAGATACCAACCTGGCCTCCAGCACCATGTTAGTAAGGAGCGTGTCTGTATTTtatatagggctgcacaattaatcggataTCGGTCGCGATTActattttgactgcccacgattaaatgaacatgatcgactgcgatattgatgtttaaattacgtcctccgctcatagaaaactccgctgcagatcaaatcaagtgcttcctACACTTAACAGCCAATCACATAAAGCGACACAGGGATGGCGTCagtttgtagtgccaaaacccggaaacggtgttagcattttagccctcgaTCTGCCAGCTTCGCTTCGAGCTTCAGCACTTTGCGCTAGGataaatcatgacactaacatgttgctaaatggcactacagaggttgtcgggggacattaaacatcacgccgaacaggaaaaaactttgcagataaactcagagctctacagtgcgaccatttcactcgcatttgcgactgtgaataaatatttatttgcaccggtgcgagtgacctgttcggagttgtataataaaattgggataaaaactacaactccaaaatgcatccacaccgagcaacagttacgttcacactgcttttcatcaccttagtaaaccgaacaagtgtggaaatagtGCAGtgaaagtgcaaaaaaatatattgtccctaaaatcaatgaataatcgcgattttaaaaaatcaagatctcaatattgatcaaaataatcaggattaacattttggccataatcgtgcagccctaatttTATAACGTCTTGTTGAATGAGTAAGCAGACTAATTTTCTTCCTTTGTTCCTACTCTGTGCTCAGTGTTAAAGATGGATGTAATAAGGAGGTTCTCGGAGTTCTGGTGTCCTATCGAGTCAAAGTTAAGCTGGTCGTCTCCCGTGGAGGGTGAGTCACAGGTTTCTCAGAAACAGACCCTCTCTTCGATATGCAGTTGTACTGTAGCGATTTTCATTTGTAGTCTGATACTTATGCTCTCCACGGGGTTTGGCTGTTGTTTACACTGTTACAATTCATGCGTCAGTAAGGTATGCTTTATAGAGCTCTGTATTTTAGATAAATGGTTCACAGCTTTGAACTTTTGTAGCTCGCAGCGCAGTGTTGTTTCTGTATTGAGCCGCCATCACGTTCTTCCCGTACTGCTGTTAGATTTGATTTAAATGACTGTATATGAGACTGACGATGGCTGAAAAGCAAGGCTGTAGGGTTTTAATAGCCACATTTCCGCTGTTGGAACATTTTTGGTTTGCTCAAAGGCAAGCCTCAGATAAACCCAGATAATGATGTACTGTTACCATTCTCTttgtgagatttatttatttatttatttatttatttatttatttattttcttcttcccctCGAGAACTTTATACACGAGAGTGTATGTTCCAGCAGCGGGATGGCTGCTGATGCTCTCCCTTAACCTTTTTGCTTTCATTAAGTCATTTGTGCTTTCACATCATTCCGTTCTCTGCTGGTGTTTCATCTTATTCTCTGTGTATCTGTTtccctccatctgtctgttAACCCTCCTGCGTTGCGTCAGACTTTTAAGCAGCTTACTGGAGAGGTAAATATACACTGTGCATCACTGTGGCTTCTTGATTTGCCTGTCCAGGTTTGCAGTGAAGCTTGCTCTATCTGCTACTCATCTGTTTTTCTCTTGTTGTGAAGTAACCGAATGATACCTCTATGTACAGAAtgcctgtgttttatttatttatttatttgttttattgcacTAAATGCGAATCGAATCTCCAAGCAATATAACCGCCGTGTCTTTTTCTTCCCGCAGAGACGTCTCGGTCGAGCTGCCGTTTGTCTTAATGCATCCTAAACCCATAGATGTTCCCACTTCTCGACCAGCCTCAGGTACCTGCCGTACTTCAACATTGATTACGCAGCACTCGTTCATTTCGACACAGCTAGCTTCTTAGGCTTATTCCTACACGAAAAGTGCACTGGATGATGGTATGCTGGTGTGCGATTATACTGTGATGCAGATACATCGTACAACATTGACCTATGTAACACAGCAAGTACGTTTAAAAACGCCTGAGCTACACACTGGAAGATAATCAGGGCGTTATCTGAAAGTGCATGGTATGTAAAACCCAGTCTAGACCCCCTCAGGTCAACTCCGAGTCAAGCCGTGGCCTCCTCAGTCTAAAATGATGATAAATATTAATCTTCAGCATTTATGAATCAACGTGCTGTAGTTTGTGGGAACAGGCTAGTGTGAACACTAGCGTGAAAACACAATCTCGATGTGGTTCGTGAATGGCCGAGCTGTACCGTCCATCAAGCATGTGTGTTTTGATCTGTAGACACGTTCCTGCACAAGTAATTCTGCAAAATCCCAGCTTCGGGAAATCCTGTATAGGAGCGGGGGTTTGATGATTGACGGTTGATCCAGgacaaaaaagtaaataaatcagtaaagtCTTTCTATATCTAGGGTCTTTTCAGTGTCAGGTCGGATCGTATAAATCTCGTAACGTGGTCAAGGCATAACCCAATAATTTAATAcctgtaatgtaatatatagcAAAAGCTGAGTTAGAGCGTTATACGTGAAATGTTAAAATCCTTTAAAGcgataaatttacatttacatgaaatTTACATTAGCATAATTTACATGAAATGAAGGTTAGTCCAGTCCTGGTTACTCTCTGTAATGCCAGTAAAGTTAGAACCATGTTTCTGACGGACCTcagttccacatggacattttcGCTGTGGTCGCTGGGACTAACGGTTGCTGCTGTGGCCTTAGgtctgcaattaccacatacaattttgcactcgagtctcctttagtgaacagtggattaattcaacaaaacagacttcatataaaaaccatagtgtgaaagtaaagggaagtttATTATCCTTTGTTAGCCAGATGAGAATGGGATCCCTtctgaatctggttcctctcaaggtttcttcctcttaacatcttggggagtttttcctcgccaccggcttgctcattagggataatttcacacacttaaaatctgtatcctgtgtttatgtgcttctgtaaagctgctttgagacactgtccattgttaaaagtgctatacaaataaaattgaattgaattgaactccAGTGTCatgaatattttgtattttttttttaacagctgtACCAGAGGCAGACCCTCCTATCGACACCAACCTCATAGAGTTTGACACAAAGTAAGTTTGTGATTATTTGTGAACTTAtccgtatatatatttttttctccctgcaagaatgtgtgtatatataaatgtgtggtTTTGCCCATCTGGAGTGTCCTTTCATTCTTTCCCTTCCGATAGTAGCTTCACCCAGGACGACGACCTGGTGTTTGAAGATTTTGCTCGTCTACGGTTAAAAGGGACCACTGACGACAAGGATGAGGACTGCTGAgccttctttccttctgtccTCCCTCCCTTTTCCACCTACACAGCCCAGAAACTTACAGCATGAAGTAAAATCACCGACTAATTTACTCAAAATGAACAATCTTTCATAACGGATCTCCTTCCTGGTCGTCTTATCGTTCCTTTTGATGATGCAGTGTTTTGTCAACATTTGGAAAATACTAAAAGGATCATTTAAGGAATGGTGCTGTAGTTTAAAGAGTATTGaacaaagaaacagagagaattAACCACCTTTTcttatgaataaataatgagCTCGTGTGATTCTTGTGCCAAACATCGATGTAGGAAATCTAGATGCCGCACTACATGGATACGTCAGCGATTGCAATCTAGGGAGAACTGCAGGTCTGTGTTCGTTCTCAATAAATTAGCTCCGTTACAGACGTCATACGTTTCTCAACGCTGCAGGTAACATAAGTATACCTGCTCTGCCGATTCATTCGATTAAGCCTAACTGCTGAGAAACTTCTGCAAAGCAGAGGGATGTCTGCTAATATGCATTTGGACAGAAATATTCATAATGCATGATAAGACGGGTCAGAATTGAGCAAGCGTTTTATTAGTATCAATGCCTTTATATCTATTTCACAACGATGAAAACATGAATCCAGGAACAGGATGACCAAAATACACAAAGTATAAGCTTCATGTAGACATAGCTTAACAAACATGTTCATCACAGGGTAGCACAGTGGCGCAGAGGGTAGCTCCATGTCCAATCCTGAGCTCGTGTTACAGTCTGGGTAGAGTTTTGCACGTTCTCTCCGTGCCTGCATGGGTTTCCTTACACCTCCCAAAAAATATAGGAGGTTTgaatgtgtgcgcgcgcatagtaagtaagtaagttttatttataacgcACATTTAACACCGcgaagctgaccaaagtgctgaacagagtaaagaaaagtcaaatagaaaacagaataaaaccaaataaagacagacaatagacaatagtgtaaaaaaaaataataataaattttcgGATTAAAATGCCTGGGAGAAGAGAGATGTTTTCAATCTCTTTGTAAAAGTGGTAATTGAAGGTGCGAGGGGGATGTTCAgtggcaattgattccataaGCGTGGGGCagcaactgaaaaagctctatgtgcatggtgccctgtggtgtgttcagggtgtgttcccgggataggctccagatccaccacagcCCTGAAAGGATAAAACCGTTATAGAAGACGAATTAAAATTCATCGTCAGTTGAACGAATAACACGTACACCATGACGTATGCTAAACAGCCTACTTAACACTTCTTCAGAAATCCAACAGCAAAACTTGGCAAACTGTTGTGCACACGCACTACCAGACATTAACATTAAGGAATAAATTAGGCAGTGAGAGAAGCTCTTACCCATTAAACAGTAAACCCACTTCTTCAGCAGATGTAACGCTGCTGCAAAGTTCttcataaaatgaaaacaacgAATCCGTGTTCTCTTGCTTTGAGCTGGCGGTGATTGTTGTATCCTGCTGCAGTGTGCTGATTCAGTAGAGTCAACCTTGTCTGTTTTCAGCCTAATGTGGCATCTAGGTGTTCTACATGGTGCCAATCATGGTTCGAggttaaatacaaaaaaaaaaaaaagtatatggaTTTGGAAAGAAAATCCAAATTGTGAGAACTTCTGTTTTGTTGTTCTGTGATATCTTGAAGTTGATTTTGAAATGCCTTTTAGCTTCATTTCTACAATGTGTTTTGACATTAGTAAATGAGTGTTAATAATCTTAATTATTATGAGTTATAACACAAACATGATGAAGAAATATCCGTATTGGGAATCCCAGGCGAAGCACTGTCACACACAACCTCTTTACCGTGCATCATGTTTTACAAAGTGCTCATTAGCTAACCGTTAAACAGTTGAACATGATTAATACTAATAggatgttttgtttgtgttgtccATGGCATACTGTGTCCAACCCTCAGGTACACTGGCTCATTCCTTCTTTATTCACGGTGACGGAATCGGTGCTGATATGGAGTGTGCTTCAGTCGAGCCGTAATGGCGGAAAGGCGTTTACATTTACCATACAGCACCTTCATGTGTAAATAAACATGCTACTTTTGAACAAACTCATCAGgtcatggggggaaaaaaaggagtaTAATTATCTTCATGTTAATACAAGTTTAATAACTGTGACATGTCATTGTTttccatttacttttttttttatttcagaatttatttaatttttttaataaaatataaaatgccaAACCGTGTTTCAATCATTGAatcaaatatacactcactgtgcactttaaaaggaacacctgtattcttgctcatttatgcagtgatccaaccagccaatcatgtggcagcagcacaatgcataaagtcatgcagatacaagtcaaaagcttcagttaatgtttgcaTCAGACATCAGAATAGAGGACAACCATGTGATCTCTGGGACTTTAAccttggcatggttgttggtaccagattgactggtttgagtatttcagaaactgctgaactcctgggattttcacacacaatggactccagagtttacacagaacggtgcagaaaacccaaaacattgagtgagtgacagttctgtgggtggaaaccttgttgataagagaggtcagaggaaagtGGCTATAGAAAGAATATAgcaactcatataatcactgtttacaaccgtggtgagcagaaaagcatcccagcaTTCATAAAACATTGAACCTTTTAGGTGGATGGGCTAGAACAGCTGAAGACCAcgttgggttccactcctgtcagctaagaacaggaATCGGAGGCCATCATGGGCACAGGATCATCGAAACTGGACACCTGAAGATTAGAAAGAAAGATCACccggtctttttccagtcttcaactgtccagggTGAGTCcttgttcttggttgacaggagtggaacctgatgaggtcatctgctgttgtagccgATCTGGCACCAGCAAACATGCCATAGTTAAATTCACACAGATCTcactttttctccattctgatgtttgatgtgaacattaactgaagctcttgacctgtatctgcatgtgtCGCTACCACATAATTGACTTAGATCAGATGACTGCATAAATAAGCAggtgagcaggtgttcctattaaaagtCGACCGTGAGTGTGAgtctgtatatataatgtagcAATGCActtcaaaacattttataaagtttattttgCATACTGGCTTGGAATTCacattaaaatgataataataataaacattttttaaatattatttatatatatatatatatatatatatatatatatatatatatatatatatatatatatatatatatatatacacagttaaCCTTTAGTAAAGTGCAAATTGTCAGTAAACTGAATTAAAAGTAAATCAGTGAAGTATTTAGTCCTGCTTGGTGGATGGTTGATCAGCTGAATCTCTTTGGATAACTCGGCTGTTAGTAGTTGGCCGTGTTTGCCGACGAGGCCCCGAATACAGACGCCTGTTCAGTCGACCAGCGTAACTGTTCCACCTATCGGGAGGAGCAAAATCAAGATGTTTAGTATcgacaacatatttttttcatattaagaTGTGATTATGGttcatttttacataaataaagtaGTATTTGTTtaagattaaaaatgtataatcattaaTGTGGTGAAGGAGATGTTTAACATtcatagaaggagtctccactgttaGTGCGTTCCACCACATGAAAGTCTGtctcaggacagaggacttctAGGTCTCTCTGTAACATgtcaagctgcatttttcatcATATTAACCTCAAAAGCtcatataatgtaaataattacaggaactgacttgtttcgtggacgttcaacaacattaaatgtaactcaaaaaaaaaaaaaaaaaattatatatatatatatatatatatatcgttaataaattaaacattgcaATCAGtgggaaattgctgtggtataaaagaaaTAGAACACGTTGGGGCatgctattattggaaaataatcagctttggaGTGGTAATCACATCACCcttttgtgattattttcctaaaacagcatgtaacagtgtttaattccttatttAACGTTTTAAAGtacaaaaatgtataaactGGTCTACAAATCAAACCACATACATTTTAGAATTAGTCGCATTCTGGATatttattctacacagggtcgcaggggagcctggagactatcccagggatctc
Coding sequences:
- the arrb2a gene encoding arrestin, beta 2a isoform X3, with the translated sequence MGDKAGTRVFKKSSPNCKITVYLGKRDFVDHLDQVDPVDGVILVDPEYLKDRKVFVTLTCAFRYGREDLDVLGLSFRKDLYISTFQAFPPIVEERKPNSRLQERLLKKLGQQAHPFHFTIPQNLPCSVTLQPGPEDTGKACGVDYEIRAFCARSVEEKIHKRNSVRLVIRKVQYAPEKPGPQPMVETTRSFLMSDRSLHLEASLDKELYYHGEPISVNVHVTNNSTKTVKRVKISVRQYADICLFSTAQYKCPVAQLEADDQVSSSSTFCKVYTLTPTLNNNREKRGLALDGKLKHEDTNLASSTIVKDGCNKEVLGVLVSYRVKVKLVVSRGGDVSVELPFVLMHPKPIDVPTSRPASAVPEADPPIDTNLIEFDTNSFTQDDDLVFEDFARLRLKGTTDDKDEDC
- the arrb2a gene encoding arrestin, beta 2a isoform X4 — translated: MGDKAGTRVFKKSSPNCKITVYLGKRDFVDHLDQVDPVDGVILVDPEYLKDRKVFVTLTCAFRYGREDLDVLGLSFRKDLYISTFQAFPPIVEERKPNSRLQERLLKKLGQQAHPFHFTIPQNLPCSVTLQPGPEDTGKACGVDYEIRAFCARSVEEKIHKRNSVRLVIRKVQYAPEKPGPQPMVETTRSFLMSDRSLHLEASLDKELYYHGEPISVNVHVTNNSTKTVKRVKISVRQYADICLFSTAQYKCPVAQLEADDQVSSSSTFCKVYTLTPTLNNNREKRGLALDGKLKHEDTNLASSTIVKDGCNKEVLGVLVSYRVKVKLVVSRGGDVSVELPFVLMHPKPIDVPTSRPASAVPEADPPIDTNLIEFDTNFTQDDDLVFEDFARLRLKGTTDDKDEDC
- the arrb2a gene encoding arrestin, beta 2a isoform X1, with the translated sequence MELLVFGTQTQSQFLSLGLKRICLLKPTLTRLSIMLSTVLTVSSLPFSFCRATHNFMEILEILILSALRTCLIRLGCPASGWSSHLLQFQIAGTTAASKAKQTSYKTLMNFFTLSVVTQMRMGSLLSLVSLKIPQNLPCSVTLQPGPEDTGKACGVDYEIRAFCARSVEEKIHKRNSVRLVIRKVQYAPEKPGPQPMVETTRSFLMSDRSLHLEASLDKELYYHGEPISVNVHVTNNSTKTVKRVKISVRQYADICLFSTAQYKCPVAQLEADDQVSSSSTFCKVYTLTPTLNNNREKRGLALDGKLKHEDTNLASSTIVKDGCNKEVLGVLVSYRVKVKLVVSRGGDVSVELPFVLMHPKPIDVPTSRPASAVPEADPPIDTNLIEFDTNSFTQDDDLVFEDFARLRLKGTTDDKDEDC
- the arrb2a gene encoding arrestin, beta 2a isoform X2, translating into MELLVFGTQTQSQFLSLGLKRICLLKPTLTRLSIMLSTVLTVSSLPFSFCRATHNFMEILEILILSALRTCLIRLGCPASGWSSHLLQFQIAGTTAASKAKQTSYKTLMNFFTLSVVTQMRMGSLLSLVSLKIPQNLPCSVTLQPGPEDTGKACGVDYEIRAFCARSVEEKIHKRNSVRLVIRKVQYAPEKPGPQPMVETTRSFLMSDRSLHLEASLDKELYYHGEPISVNVHVTNNSTKTVKRVKISVRQYADICLFSTAQYKCPVAQLEADDQVSSSSTFCKVYTLTPTLNNNREKRGLALDGKLKHEDTNLASSTIVKDGCNKEVLGVLVSYRVKVKLVVSRGGDVSVELPFVLMHPKPIDVPTSRPASAVPEADPPIDTNLIEFDTNFTQDDDLVFEDFARLRLKGTTDDKDEDC